The Tistrella mobilis genome window below encodes:
- a CDS encoding SDR family NAD(P)-dependent oxidoreductase: MNAPKDMAASEAAAVVSSVAEPVAIIGIGCRLPGGASSPAAFWSLLRNRVDAIREVPADRWNAALFHHPDPASRPGTIGTRMGGFLDGIDRFDPGFFGISPREAQLMDPQQRLLLESAVDAIDDAGLKLEDIDGTDVGVFIGIAAYDYAEIQHGMANRELISGHTNTGLALSIAANRISYLLNLKGPSVAVDTACSSSLVALHLACQSLRSGESRAAIVGGVNAILKPEPTIGFSRASMLAPDGRCKTFDARANGYTRGEGAGIVVLKPLSAALADGDPVYGVIKATVVNQDGHTNGMTVPGEDAQARMLETAYARAGIVPGTLQYMEAHGTGTPVGDPIEARALGRVLSQGRPDGDRCLVGSVKTNIGHLEAAAGIAGLIKATLAIHHRHVPSNLNFERPNPEIDFEGLKLEVAVGDRPWPDNGHPPRAGVNSFGFGGTNAHAVLEAAPAEAVRPALSDEGAPGIAPDAGRTGAPVLIPVSARSAEALAEAARRLAEALTDGGQAAAHRPLAEVAAWAGTRRSQHDHRLAVVAADHAEAAERLRDAAAGTAGPGIIAGRGRVRSAPGNPVYVFSGMGPQWWAMGRQLIEREPLFRAAIEECDAHLRAAGAPWSLMDEMCRDEAQSLMAETYISQPSNFALQVGLARLWSHWGIRPAAIVGHSTGEAAAAHVAGQLDLATACTVIYHRSRVQQRASGKGRMLAAALTEAEALERIAPVADRVSIAAMNGPGILTLAGDAEPLEAIAAGLAGEGRFNRFLTVAVPFHSHHMDPLREDLEASLAAIRPAAASLPLYSTVTGDLAEDLPYDAAYWWRNVRQPVRFADAIRSLIRDGHRTFLEVGPHPVISSSIDDTAGELGERVMTVHSLRRQTEERAVLLGNLGQLYAAGHQVDWQAVSGAGRLRPVRLPAYPWQDKRYWQEAAESLDGRAGMPAHPFIGRRIAAGLPLYEIRIDLERLPYLADHAVGGSVLFPGAGFIEAALAAWTVAMGAVPAAVEDVRFLKALILGADRAVKLQVALDPASGGARVLSRPLGEDEAPWTLHAAMTLKPQGALPAQAVDLEAAAGRCTEAVADRGYGAFAARGLNYGPAFQGIAALSRGPAEALARLALPAAARAGDGAPDAAGGYLFHPSLLDACFQAVLGAIDSRSAAAGAYLPVAVERLRLSGRIDDGAELHAHARLLTLNSKQLDADIRLTDAAGRVLAEVQGFSCMALDQAEGGRGAGREIDRRLFAEHWVEQAAGVVAADLPDPADLVAETRPMVLPLIRKLDRAGYYAEAQPLLDRLTAAYAARAFAELGIDADTPDPARVDPVHHRLLARLAQVVRTETATGPLPEPEVPGAEIDRRHPGLAPEMVLIRRCGEALARVLTGAQDPLDLIFPDGSQVDAERVYRDSPSFGTYNRILEQAVRALVDRLPADRPLRILEIGAGTGATAAHLLPVLPASRTDYVFTDISTAFTTKAEQKFRAFDFVRYRLLDIEKEPAAQGFAPASFDLVVATDALHATRAIDTAIAHAAGLLRPGGLMALVELTAPPPWFDLVFGMLKGWWAFDDAGTRPDHACMTLPAWEAALMRAGCPAVAALDDREDGGATVHSVILARRSTTETARTTDEPPAAGADELDALLGLSTITRAKPGWLVLADGRGVGAAVAAALEARGHPVSTVTAGEVADVRSLVDRALMDLPEVGGILHLWSLDAGPTEAADMTAVEATGAAVLMELVQTVTDPSFGNPPRLVLATAGARRVRPDDPAPEAAQAPAWGFARVLTNEHPELGTVMVDLPAAVSTDRTDEIEALARICAEGAGDETEIALRGARTHVGRIRAETLDGLRRRALDPRPAAAGTAFRLDALKTGALDNLMLTEARLREPGPGEVEIDVAFTGLNFRDVMKVMGIYPTEGDEPLVLGDEVAGTVRRVGPGVDDLAPGDRVMAIAPGFASRTVVGRGFVAKLPDGVPLEGGATIPITFVTVWYALHHLARAEAGERILIHAAAGGVGLTAIQVAQRAGLEIHATAGSPEKRDFVRSLGVTHVYDSRSLDFADQIMAATDGEGVDMVLNSLAGEAIPKSLGLLRAYGRFLEIGKTDIYGNSRIGLRPFRNNLSYFAIDLDRVFRERPKLAARLMTEVADAFAEGGLQPLPRRVWPVSRAEQAFRHMAQARHIGKIVLAMEDEAARIARPLPKPLPLKSDGTYLMTGGLGGFGLAVAEWLVAKGAGTVVLAGRSGAATPEAQAAVDRLRAGGTRVRVERCDVTDRAAVEAMLGRIRAELPPLRGVLHAAMVLDDDFVLKLDRDRLHRVTAPKIEGALNLHLATRDDPVEMFVMFSSFAAMVGNPGQANYVAANQYLVALAERRRAQGLPALAVDWGAIGGVGYVAAHDEIARHFERHGLTPVQAPDALASLEALLGTGAVASGVIDIDWAVWARYMPELARNPRYADLPLTEGAGGTGGGGGEGDQVLARIREAAAEDRQAMVEAALAARLATVLGTSAETLDTGQPLAELGLDSLMAVELSCLIEDDLGVKTPAIELTQSPSLSKLAERLLPAIAP; the protein is encoded by the coding sequence ATGAATGCGCCCAAGGATATGGCGGCCTCAGAGGCCGCTGCCGTGGTTTCCTCCGTGGCCGAGCCGGTCGCCATCATCGGCATCGGCTGTCGTCTGCCGGGTGGTGCCTCCAGCCCCGCGGCCTTCTGGTCGCTGCTCCGCAACCGGGTGGATGCCATCCGCGAGGTGCCGGCCGATCGCTGGAACGCGGCCCTGTTCCACCATCCCGATCCGGCCTCGCGTCCAGGCACCATCGGCACCCGCATGGGCGGGTTCCTGGACGGGATCGACCGCTTCGACCCGGGCTTCTTCGGCATCTCGCCGCGCGAGGCGCAGCTGATGGACCCCCAGCAGCGCCTGCTGCTCGAATCGGCCGTCGACGCCATCGACGATGCCGGGCTGAAGCTTGAAGACATCGACGGCACGGATGTCGGCGTGTTCATCGGCATCGCGGCCTATGACTATGCCGAAATTCAGCATGGCATGGCTAATCGCGAGCTGATTTCCGGCCATACCAATACCGGGCTCGCGCTGTCGATCGCAGCCAACCGCATCTCGTACCTCCTTAATCTCAAAGGGCCGAGTGTGGCGGTCGACACCGCCTGTTCCTCGTCTCTGGTCGCCCTCCACCTCGCCTGTCAGTCGCTGCGATCAGGCGAAAGCCGGGCGGCGATCGTGGGCGGGGTCAATGCGATCCTGAAGCCGGAGCCGACCATCGGCTTCAGCCGCGCCTCGATGCTGGCCCCCGACGGCCGCTGCAAGACCTTCGATGCCCGCGCCAACGGCTATACCCGCGGCGAGGGCGCCGGCATCGTCGTGCTGAAGCCGCTTTCGGCCGCGCTTGCCGATGGCGATCCGGTCTATGGCGTGATCAAGGCCACGGTCGTCAACCAGGACGGCCATACCAACGGTATGACCGTGCCGGGCGAGGATGCCCAGGCGCGCATGCTGGAGACCGCCTATGCCCGGGCCGGCATCGTGCCCGGCACGTTGCAATACATGGAAGCCCATGGCACCGGCACGCCGGTCGGCGACCCGATCGAGGCCCGCGCGCTCGGCCGGGTGCTGTCGCAGGGACGGCCGGATGGAGATCGCTGCCTGGTGGGCTCGGTGAAGACAAATATCGGCCATCTGGAGGCAGCGGCGGGCATTGCGGGGCTGATCAAGGCGACGCTTGCCATCCATCACCGGCATGTTCCCTCCAACCTCAATTTCGAGCGGCCGAACCCCGAGATCGATTTCGAGGGGTTGAAGCTTGAAGTCGCCGTCGGCGATCGGCCCTGGCCGGACAACGGTCATCCGCCCCGCGCGGGCGTCAATTCCTTTGGATTCGGCGGCACCAACGCCCATGCGGTGCTGGAAGCGGCACCCGCCGAAGCCGTGCGCCCGGCCCTGTCGGACGAGGGGGCGCCTGGCATCGCCCCTGATGCCGGCAGGACCGGCGCACCCGTCCTGATTCCCGTTTCCGCCCGCAGTGCCGAGGCGCTGGCCGAGGCCGCCCGCCGTCTGGCGGAGGCGCTGACCGATGGCGGGCAGGCGGCTGCGCACCGGCCCCTCGCCGAGGTCGCCGCCTGGGCGGGCACCCGGCGCAGTCAGCATGACCACCGGCTGGCGGTCGTGGCGGCCGACCATGCCGAAGCGGCGGAACGGCTGCGCGATGCCGCCGCCGGCACGGCCGGCCCCGGTATCATCGCCGGCCGCGGCCGGGTCCGTTCCGCGCCGGGCAACCCGGTCTATGTGTTCTCGGGCATGGGGCCGCAATGGTGGGCGATGGGCCGCCAGCTGATCGAACGCGAGCCCCTGTTCCGGGCCGCGATCGAGGAATGCGACGCCCATCTGCGTGCGGCCGGCGCGCCCTGGTCGCTGATGGACGAGATGTGCCGCGACGAGGCGCAGAGCCTGATGGCCGAGACCTATATCTCGCAGCCGTCGAACTTCGCCCTTCAGGTCGGGCTCGCCCGGCTCTGGAGCCATTGGGGCATCCGTCCTGCGGCCATCGTCGGCCATTCGACCGGCGAGGCGGCGGCCGCTCATGTCGCCGGCCAGCTGGACCTCGCCACCGCCTGCACCGTGATCTATCACCGATCGCGTGTGCAGCAGCGGGCAAGCGGCAAGGGCCGCATGCTGGCGGCGGCCCTGACCGAGGCCGAGGCGCTGGAGCGCATCGCCCCCGTGGCCGATCGGGTGTCGATCGCGGCCATGAACGGCCCCGGCATCCTGACGCTTGCGGGCGACGCCGAACCGCTGGAGGCGATCGCCGCCGGCCTGGCCGGGGAGGGCCGGTTCAACCGCTTCCTGACCGTGGCCGTGCCCTTCCACAGCCACCATATGGATCCGCTGCGCGAGGATCTGGAAGCCTCGCTCGCCGCGATCCGCCCGGCTGCGGCCAGTCTGCCGCTCTATTCCACCGTCACCGGCGATCTGGCGGAGGATCTGCCCTATGACGCCGCCTATTGGTGGCGTAATGTCCGCCAGCCGGTGCGGTTCGCCGACGCGATCCGCAGCCTGATCCGCGACGGCCATCGGACCTTCCTGGAGGTCGGGCCGCATCCGGTGATCTCGTCGTCGATCGACGATACCGCGGGCGAGTTGGGCGAGCGGGTGATGACGGTGCACTCGCTCCGCCGCCAGACGGAAGAGCGTGCGGTTCTGCTCGGCAATCTGGGCCAGCTTTATGCGGCCGGCCACCAGGTCGACTGGCAGGCGGTTTCGGGCGCCGGCCGGCTGCGGCCGGTCCGGCTGCCCGCCTATCCCTGGCAGGACAAGCGCTACTGGCAGGAGGCAGCGGAAAGCCTGGACGGCCGCGCCGGTATGCCGGCCCATCCCTTCATCGGCCGGCGGATTGCGGCCGGTCTGCCGCTCTACGAGATCCGCATCGATCTGGAACGGCTGCCCTATCTGGCCGACCATGCCGTCGGCGGCTCGGTTCTGTTCCCCGGCGCCGGTTTCATCGAGGCGGCGCTCGCCGCCTGGACCGTGGCCATGGGCGCCGTCCCGGCCGCGGTCGAGGATGTGCGCTTTCTGAAGGCCCTGATCCTGGGCGCCGACCGCGCGGTGAAGCTGCAGGTGGCGCTCGATCCCGCGAGCGGCGGCGCCCGCGTGCTCTCCCGGCCGCTCGGCGAGGACGAGGCGCCGTGGACGCTGCATGCCGCGATGACGCTGAAGCCCCAGGGCGCGCTGCCGGCCCAGGCGGTGGATCTGGAGGCCGCGGCCGGGCGCTGCACCGAGGCGGTGGCCGATCGTGGCTATGGCGCCTTCGCGGCGCGCGGGCTGAATTACGGCCCGGCCTTCCAGGGTATCGCGGCCCTGTCGCGGGGGCCGGCCGAGGCGCTGGCCCGGCTGGCCCTGCCGGCCGCAGCACGGGCGGGCGATGGCGCGCCGGATGCTGCCGGCGGCTATCTCTTCCATCCCTCGCTGCTGGATGCCTGTTTCCAGGCGGTGCTTGGCGCGATCGACAGCCGCAGCGCGGCCGCTGGTGCCTATCTGCCGGTGGCGGTGGAGCGGCTCAGGCTGTCGGGGCGGATCGATGACGGTGCCGAACTTCATGCCCATGCCCGGCTGCTGACGCTCAATTCCAAGCAGCTGGATGCCGATATCCGCCTGACCGATGCCGCAGGCCGGGTGCTGGCCGAGGTGCAGGGCTTCTCGTGCATGGCGCTGGATCAGGCCGAAGGCGGCCGCGGTGCCGGCCGCGAGATCGATCGCAGGCTCTTTGCCGAACATTGGGTGGAGCAGGCGGCGGGTGTGGTGGCGGCGGATCTGCCAGATCCGGCCGATCTTGTGGCCGAGACCCGGCCGATGGTGCTGCCGCTGATCCGCAAGCTCGACCGCGCCGGCTATTATGCCGAGGCGCAGCCGCTGCTCGACCGGCTGACGGCCGCCTATGCCGCCCGCGCCTTCGCCGAACTGGGCATCGATGCCGATACGCCCGATCCGGCGCGGGTCGATCCCGTCCATCATCGGCTGCTGGCGCGGCTGGCCCAGGTGGTCAGGACCGAGACGGCCACGGGTCCGCTGCCCGAACCCGAGGTGCCGGGTGCCGAGATCGACCGCCGTCATCCCGGCTTGGCACCTGAAATGGTGCTGATCCGCCGCTGCGGCGAGGCGCTGGCCCGGGTGCTGACCGGGGCGCAGGATCCGCTGGATCTGATCTTCCCCGACGGGTCGCAGGTCGATGCCGAGCGGGTCTATCGCGACAGCCCGAGCTTCGGCACCTATAACCGGATCCTGGAACAGGCGGTCCGCGCCCTGGTCGACCGGCTGCCCGCCGACCGGCCGCTGCGGATCCTGGAGATCGGTGCCGGCACCGGCGCCACCGCCGCCCATCTGCTGCCGGTGCTGCCGGCCAGCCGGACCGATTATGTCTTCACCGATATCTCCACCGCCTTCACCACCAAGGCCGAGCAGAAGTTCCGCGCCTTCGATTTCGTCCGCTACCGCCTGCTCGACATCGAGAAGGAGCCGGCGGCCCAGGGCTTCGCGCCGGCGAGCTTCGATCTGGTGGTGGCGACCGACGCGCTTCACGCGACCCGGGCGATCGACACCGCAATCGCCCATGCCGCCGGTCTGCTCCGTCCGGGCGGGTTGATGGCGCTGGTTGAGCTGACCGCGCCGCCGCCCTGGTTCGATCTGGTCTTCGGCATGCTCAAGGGCTGGTGGGCCTTCGACGACGCCGGGACCCGCCCCGATCATGCCTGCATGACCCTGCCGGCCTGGGAAGCCGCGCTCATGCGCGCCGGCTGCCCGGCGGTGGCGGCGCTTGACGACCGCGAGGATGGCGGGGCGACCGTTCACAGCGTCATCCTGGCCCGGCGGTCGACCACCGAGACCGCCCGGACCACCGACGAGCCGCCGGCGGCCGGGGCCGACGAGCTGGATGCCCTGCTCGGTCTCAGCACCATCACCCGGGCGAAGCCCGGCTGGTTGGTGCTGGCCGATGGTCGTGGTGTCGGTGCGGCGGTTGCCGCAGCACTTGAGGCGCGCGGCCATCCCGTGAGCACCGTGACGGCCGGCGAGGTGGCCGATGTCCGTAGCCTGGTGGACCGGGCACTGATGGATCTGCCCGAGGTGGGCGGCATTCTGCATCTCTGGTCGCTCGATGCCGGGCCGACCGAAGCGGCCGACATGACGGCCGTGGAGGCGACGGGGGCCGCGGTGCTGATGGAACTGGTCCAGACGGTGACCGATCCGAGCTTCGGCAACCCGCCGCGGCTGGTGCTGGCGACCGCCGGTGCCCGGCGGGTGCGGCCCGACGATCCGGCCCCCGAGGCCGCACAGGCACCGGCCTGGGGCTTTGCCCGGGTGCTGACCAACGAACATCCGGAACTGGGCACGGTGATGGTCGACCTGCCGGCCGCCGTCTCGACCGACAGAACCGACGAAATCGAAGCGCTGGCCCGGATCTGCGCCGAGGGGGCCGGCGACGAGACGGAAATCGCGCTCCGCGGCGCGCGGACCCATGTCGGCCGCATCCGGGCCGAGACGCTCGACGGGCTTCGCCGCCGGGCGCTCGACCCCAGGCCGGCGGCGGCCGGAACCGCCTTCCGGCTCGATGCCCTCAAGACCGGCGCGCTCGACAATCTGATGCTGACCGAGGCGCGGCTGCGCGAGCCGGGGCCGGGGGAGGTCGAAATCGACGTCGCCTTCACCGGGCTCAATTTCCGCGACGTGATGAAGGTGATGGGCATCTACCCGACCGAGGGCGACGAGCCCCTGGTGCTGGGCGACGAGGTCGCCGGCACCGTCCGTCGGGTGGGGCCGGGGGTGGATGATCTGGCGCCCGGCGACCGGGTGATGGCGATCGCGCCCGGCTTCGCCAGCCGCACCGTGGTCGGCCGCGGCTTCGTGGCGAAGCTGCCCGACGGGGTGCCGCTGGAAGGGGGCGCCACCATCCCGATCACCTTCGTCACGGTCTGGTATGCGCTGCATCATCTGGCCCGCGCCGAGGCCGGAGAGCGGATCCTGATCCATGCCGCCGCCGGCGGTGTCGGCCTGACCGCGATCCAGGTTGCGCAGCGGGCGGGGCTGGAGATCCATGCCACGGCCGGCTCGCCCGAGAAACGCGATTTCGTCCGCAGCCTGGGCGTCACCCATGTCTATGACAGCCGCAGCCTCGACTTCGCCGACCAGATCATGGCGGCGACCGATGGCGAAGGCGTCGACATGGTGCTGAACTCGCTGGCGGGCGAGGCCATCCCGAAATCGCTCGGCCTGCTCAGGGCTTATGGCCGTTTCCTTGAAATCGGCAAGACCGACATCTACGGCAATTCCCGCATCGGTCTCCGGCCGTTCCGCAACAACCTCTCCTATTTCGCCATCGACCTCGACCGGGTGTTCCGCGAGCGGCCGAAGCTGGCCGCACGGCTGATGACCGAGGTGGCCGATGCCTTCGCCGAAGGCGGGCTTCAGCCGCTGCCGCGGCGGGTCTGGCCGGTGTCCAGGGCCGAACAGGCCTTCCGCCACATGGCCCAGGCGCGCCATATCGGCAAGATCGTGCTCGCCATGGAAGACGAGGCGGCACGCATCGCCCGGCCGTTGCCGAAGCCGCTGCCGCTCAAATCCGACGGCACCTATCTGATGACCGGCGGTCTGGGTGGCTTCGGCCTCGCCGTCGCCGAATGGCTGGTGGCCAAAGGTGCAGGGACGGTGGTGCTGGCCGGCCGGTCCGGCGCCGCCACGCCCGAGGCCCAGGCCGCGGTCGACCGGCTGCGCGCCGGCGGCACCCGGGTCCGGGTGGAACGCTGCGACGTCACCGACCGGGCGGCGGTGGAGGCCATGCTCGGCCGGATCCGGGCCGAATTGCCGCCGCTCAGGGGCGTGCTGCATGCGGCCATGGTGCTGGACGACGATTTCGTGCTGAAGCTCGATCGCGATCGCCTGCACCGGGTGACGGCGCCCAAGATCGAAGGTGCGCTCAACCTGCATCTGGCGACCCGCGATGACCCGGTCGAGATGTTCGTGATGTTCTCGTCCTTCGCGGCGATGGTCGGCAATCCCGGCCAGGCCAATTACGTTGCCGCCAACCAGTATCTGGTGGCACTGGCCGAACGCCGCCGGGCGCAGGGGCTGCCGGCGCTGGCGGTCGACTGGGGGGCGATCGGGGGCGTGGGCTATGTCGCGGCCCATGACGAGATCGCCCGGCATTTCGAACGCCACGGCCTCACCCCCGTTCAGGCACCGGATGCGCTGGCTTCGCTTGAAGCCCTGCTTGGTACGGGAGCGGTCGCCTCGGGCGTGATCGACATCGACTGGGCGGTCTGGGCCCGCTACATGCCGGAACTGGCGCGCAACCCGCGCTATGCCGATCTGCCGCTGACCGAAGGCGCCGGTGGCACCGGCGGTGGCGGCGGAGAGGGTGATCAGGTCCTGGCCCGGATCCGCGAGGCGGCGGCCGAGGATCGCCAGGCCATGGTCGAGGCGGCGCTGGCCGCACGGCTCGCCACCGTGCTCGGCACCAGTGCCGAAACGCTCGATACCGGTCAGCCGCTGGCCGAACTCGGGCTCGATTCGCTCATGGCCGTCGAACTCAGCTGCCTGATCGAGGACGATCTGGGCGTGAAGACACCTGCGATAGAATTGACCCAGAGCCCGTCGCTCTCCAAGCTGGCGGAGCGGTTGCTGCCCGCGATCGCACCCTGA
- a CDS encoding PaaI family thioesterase, producing the protein MFEPRNPAFAEAARAIFGQAGFITDLGIEPVVVEPGLVESRVTIHPRHMQHDGVIHAGVQMTIADHTAGAAAFTTIAADEFVLTTSFTTSLLKAALGTELRCRATVLQAGRRLVVCESEVFAVRDDTPVRVSKAVVSLAVLQRR; encoded by the coding sequence ATGTTCGAACCCCGCAACCCCGCTTTCGCCGAAGCCGCCCGTGCCATCTTCGGTCAGGCCGGTTTCATCACCGATCTCGGCATCGAGCCGGTGGTGGTCGAGCCGGGGCTGGTCGAAAGCCGTGTGACCATCCATCCGCGGCACATGCAGCATGACGGCGTGATCCATGCCGGCGTGCAGATGACCATCGCCGACCACACCGCGGGGGCGGCGGCCTTCACCACCATCGCCGCCGATGAATTCGTGCTGACCACCAGCTTCACCACCAGCCTCCTGAAGGCGGCGCTGGGCACGGAGCTGCGCTGCCGGGCGACGGTGCTGCAGGCGGGGCGCCGGCTGGTGGTGTGCGAATCCGAAGTCTTCGCCGTCAGGGACGACACGCCGGTGCGGGTGTCCAAGGCGGTGGTGTCGCTGGCGGTGCTGCAGCGGCGCTGA
- a CDS encoding AMP-binding protein: MATSPADQHFRSFRDALPAATTWEAVARGAETAPHAFALRVIERGGAEAVLTRGDLATLAAAGARALAAAGIAAGDRIVLALPASRLFLALHLGAGAIGALPVVVAPPAVPVPDPARAHLADIARRAGARLLVAEAEPAAALDGLNAQVTGLSVAAADRLLAAGLRAALPAMTADPQGISHLQQTSGSTGAPKLAVVHHDRLSANLAQIAAAICATPQGVGGDVLVSWLPLSHDMGLVGLNYALRWGVPMVLADTGEFVRNPMNWPAWMSRHKGTLSPAPNSAFQMCARLARLRPPRGLDLSAWRVALCGAEPVHARTLQDFSTAFGSHGFAPQTLRPVYGLAEATLAVAIPPVGGCVTDPVDADRLAAEGLAAPAGDDAERRLHAVTLGPAVPGAAIRITAPDGTELPERRVGEIEVASPATVGGYWQDPAESARLTRPDGWLRTGDLGYLADGRLHVTGRAKDLLILGGRNFTPAQIEDVAEAAADAAITPAVIAVGLTDETLGTETLHLLLDTRLGPEEARAAIAQRIRDALAEAFGLTGIGTHWIAAGLVPRTPSGKVQRFRCREIVAARLADRQAAASKNKTTPAPGRITG; the protein is encoded by the coding sequence ATGGCGACCTCTCCTGCGGACCAGCATTTCCGCAGCTTCCGCGATGCGCTGCCCGCCGCAACCACCTGGGAGGCGGTGGCCCGTGGGGCGGAAACCGCACCGCATGCCTTCGCCCTGCGCGTGATCGAACGTGGCGGCGCCGAGGCGGTGCTGACCCGCGGTGACCTCGCCACCCTGGCGGCGGCAGGTGCCCGCGCCCTTGCGGCTGCCGGTATCGCGGCCGGTGACCGGATCGTGCTGGCGCTGCCGGCCTCGCGGCTGTTTCTGGCGCTGCACCTGGGTGCAGGGGCCATCGGCGCCCTGCCGGTGGTAGTGGCACCTCCCGCCGTGCCGGTGCCGGATCCGGCGCGCGCCCATCTGGCCGATATCGCCCGCCGAGCGGGGGCCCGGCTGCTGGTCGCCGAGGCGGAACCTGCCGCCGCGCTCGATGGTCTGAATGCGCAGGTGACCGGGCTTTCGGTCGCCGCGGCCGACCGGCTGCTGGCGGCGGGGCTGCGCGCAGCCCTGCCGGCGATGACCGCAGATCCCCAGGGCATCTCGCATCTTCAGCAGACATCGGGGTCGACCGGAGCGCCCAAGCTGGCGGTGGTCCATCACGACCGGCTTTCGGCCAATCTGGCCCAGATCGCGGCTGCGATCTGTGCGACACCCCAGGGTGTGGGCGGCGACGTTCTGGTGTCGTGGCTGCCGCTTTCCCACGATATGGGGCTGGTCGGGCTCAATTATGCGCTCCGCTGGGGCGTGCCGATGGTGCTGGCCGATACCGGCGAATTCGTCCGCAACCCGATGAACTGGCCGGCCTGGATGTCGCGGCACAAGGGCACGCTGTCGCCTGCCCCCAACAGCGCCTTCCAGATGTGCGCGCGCCTGGCCCGGCTGAGGCCGCCGCGCGGGCTCGACCTCTCGGCCTGGCGGGTGGCGCTGTGCGGGGCGGAACCGGTCCATGCCCGCACCTTGCAGGATTTCAGCACCGCCTTCGGCAGTCACGGCTTTGCTCCGCAGACCCTCCGCCCGGTCTATGGCCTGGCCGAGGCGACGCTGGCGGTGGCAATCCCGCCTGTCGGGGGCTGCGTGACCGACCCGGTCGATGCCGACCGACTGGCGGCCGAAGGGCTGGCGGCACCCGCCGGCGACGATGCGGAACGCCGCCTGCATGCCGTGACCCTGGGCCCGGCCGTGCCCGGGGCCGCGATCCGCATCACCGCGCCCGACGGCACCGAACTGCCCGAACGCCGGGTGGGAGAGATCGAGGTCGCCAGCCCCGCGACCGTCGGCGGCTATTGGCAGGATCCGGCCGAAAGCGCCCGGCTGACCCGACCCGATGGCTGGCTACGCACCGGCGATCTGGGCTATCTGGCCGATGGCCGGCTGCATGTCACCGGCCGGGCCAAGGATCTGCTGATCCTGGGCGGACGCAATTTCACGCCCGCCCAGATCGAGGATGTGGCCGAAGCTGCGGCGGATGCCGCGATCACGCCCGCGGTCATTGCCGTTGGTCTTACCGACGAGACGTTGGGCACCGAGACCCTGCATCTGCTGCTCGACACCCGCCTCGGCCCCGAAGAGGCGCGTGCCGCCATTGCCCAGCGCATCCGCGACGCCCTGGCCGAGGCCTTCGGCCTGACCGGCATCGGCACGCACTGGATCGCGGCCGGCCTGGTGCCGCGCACCCCCAGCGGCAAGGTCCAGCGCTTCCGCTGCCGCGAGATCGTGGCTGCGCGCCTGGCGGACCGTCAGGCCGCGGCCTCAAAAAACAAGACGACACCCGCCCCAGGGAGGATCACCGGATGA
- a CDS encoding acyl carrier protein gives MTDTLFDDVVTRIGEYLETDVSHLTPDSKLATSIDGLNSLKMFEMILYLEDCFGVEFDEAVMDRIDTLGGLVDHIREQRAAAA, from the coding sequence ATGACCGATACGCTGTTCGACGATGTCGTGACCCGCATCGGCGAGTATCTGGAAACCGATGTGAGCCACCTCACGCCCGACTCCAAGCTCGCCACCTCGATCGACGGGCTCAACTCGCTCAAGATGTTCGAAATGATCCTCTATCTGGAGGATTGTTTCGGGGTCGAATTCGACGAGGCGGTGATGGATCGGATCGACACCCTGGGCGGGCTCGTCGACCATATCCGTGAACAGCGCGCCGCGGCGGCCTGA